In Haematobia irritans isolate KBUSLIRL chromosome 1, ASM5000362v1, whole genome shotgun sequence, a genomic segment contains:
- the E(spl)m7-HLH gene encoding enhancer of split m7, helix-loop-helix, which produces MASKYEMSKTYQYRKVMKPLLERKRRARINKCLDDLKEIMAECFKQEGENTQKFEKADILEVTVQHLRKLKAQKQQISQNNLNAQQSFRSGYIQAANEVSRCMATLPKIDVAFGTKLMTHLGLRLSQLESPRETPTAISTPLSVACSSSQSTASSSMYSPVSSGYASDNDSSRSSPALSQKQHGLLQVTTSTPVWRPW; this is translated from the coding sequence ATGGCCAGCAAATACGAAATGTCCAAAACCTACCAATACCGCAAAGTGATGAAACCTCTGTTGGAACGTAAACGTCGTGCCCGCATCAACAAGTGCTTGGATGACTTAAAGGAAATCATGGCAGAGTGTTTCAAACAAGAAGGTGAAAATACACAGAAATTTGAAAAGGCTGATATCTTGGAAGTTACTGTTCAACATTTACGCAAATTGAAggcacaaaaacaacaaatctcACAAAATAATCTAAATGCCCAACAAAGTTTCCGTTCCGGCTACATTCAGGCTGCCAATGAAGTATCTCGCTGCATGGCTACTTTACCAAAAATTGATGTGGCCTTTGGAACTAAGCTAATGACACATTTGGGTTTGCGCCTAAGCCAATTGGAATCGCCTCGTGAAACACCCACTGCCATCAGCACTCCTTTGTCAGTGGCCTGCTCGAGCTCTCAATCAACTGCATCCTCCTCAATGTACAGTCCAGTATCTAGTGGTTATGCCAGTGATAATGACTCGTCCAGATCTTCTCCAGCCTTGTCACAAAAACAACATGGTCTTTTGCAAGTGACCACCTCCACACCCGTCTGGCGTCCATGGTAA
- the ana1 gene encoding anastral spindle 1, whose product MSVNITVNGKFVSKHCSKNPLLLDREKAKKELEEERRKKRLLQVREQSKKIAEKIRNDVKETRRKDLEKFESKKQEEFETWRRNAMQKNEMECSRAIFQIGAAHEAAKRENQAQAEKLEKKGMYKEFRKQILERKHNKENAKPSETICKNIHICPANSRCQWKCYGNCSGERVETPKRKRYESCSSSDSDSEKNDEETSNDETLKDSSSFSSITPSKSINNMATQTSLICQDNNLKKTPAVYMDVEVGTDDSVLISAPLEIKDKHAEYNRQFSRVIRISPRKGSKNREAEMDSNQPTSASTITTSRDYKESEETSKKCSANETSKAKDSKEKRFTIISDLVNKQGNECNIVKDTEPNKRPTNGVNTLRSSPRKFVALPSTSRPPISRPISQNTITSTSPTKATSISSKSSKPFATGNNRASSISAASTNTVAMGSSNGTSCRVQFYDYNSKIAKEGSQSQTNVRVNRQRDTILPTAMEQASVENRLQYDKQQDMVLKNKQMDERSQKALEREKIRRDCNDLTEKLDALTRQYPRQVPTNENPHIFVDKQLRLESKMNSAVEKILSRPNVITCTETGHQDNNRAEAETQLLRNDKNRNNDLNVGAATSDNTTPNDDAASDSCCSILLGYVDDQSRQVRKDLEKSSDKDNIEKQRRLRNLLQRLDELRNSLLEELKNSQVKKIPSSGKESHYQQLIEDITSYRRERENIMMDNIEQQQKVKGKENDHTKNQMKTNKKLPLDEREKVLQQKEAILEEKVREFYELQKQKTKTPKSCQRTEDISEPTSTNSGGHETDMESDEKENCTSIGTPVEIVITVQGDKKSIKFPGKSKRKPLPKKHPTQLASLIKSPQPKAMHKKSTPRKRTTPIATNLEKTTKAVLGRQNSYDSNSTSYMSLPQQIATQLGTLVDKKQNMHHIDDTQSSTDNQSQESQFRKPAPHLNPLIAQYVQRLLGMSRKAIQRLGVSSSDIDTPSSSLINTSANNTSCESLISDERLAFVESFVKENRSFIKELEQSLKSQNDTTLENSMRVFDEIWRKRLKQQKVEKVRPREGQNVQEKLRQEKIVNKSKETTKKQIRSGGNVTQSKIISNKMQHSSDIDRLNQTKSTISPIAKNKEKFSRIEIDSSPEILGTIRNSRKIDKAVETQKSNDLDKSEQDSQIARYAQLTENCTHRIAELTELINRVRQEKQRLLEVTLSSVSDNGRQSTEYLELPEGKSRMTNEGESSLASSTEDAITATVAPPKSIPSMDIVHQIPKLSTLEKNRQINASQDSGIAESRPITAQENRLNDVEPISQTSTESQGNSLHQRKLKPPPSLRRFSPQFQEDDLVHELSTILEVDTPANSRINTAVAQSTEERTNANPSGMETTTHHPIIFPKFEEYCQRMNLDITKLDKEKSLQLQAEFSIFMEDMQRSQTKEPKTSLQYTEFPSMNGYMNHTKSEHILEQAEPKDESLNQLRLTNLKANKFPAVREYVQQNYAKETATTLTNDDGQQLLLDTESLENITESESASLDIEKELKERKILKNSFRYSNSKRIFSSTAHHGEDSEFYVEALERESGIEKLSTSDNTIAVLEADVKGMMQQWTADDGKKRNFKYKQLYQSLSSTTTSTTDQSKAKKLQKSTSLDDSSNEIGRPLNLRDFLTRELLKHANFSTSTSTSSTDDSLRSQFLYSLIGSLTPHTNAATSKSGQHTLDRQKTSTPVPIQSSQTHSTPSSRAPSNASSTQLFSGESRISSVHGNDHSKDPRWQISDAGDKGDQSSE is encoded by the exons ATGTCCGTCAACATTACAgtcaatggaaaatttgtttccaaacaTTGCTCAAAGAATCCATTATTGCTGGACCGCGAAAAGGCAAAAAAGGAATTGGAAGAAGAGAGGAGGAAAAAGCGCTTGTTACAG GTCCGCGAGCAATCGAAAAAAATTGCTGAGAAAATACGTAATGATGTTAAGGAAACAAGACGCAAAGACTTGGAAAAGTTTGAATCGAAAAAACAGGAAGAATTTGAAACGTGGAGGCGAAATGCAATGCAGAAAAATGAGATGGAATGTAGCCGGGCCATATTTCAAATAGGAGCAGCTCATGAAGCTGCAAAGCGGGAAAATCAAGCACAAGCCGAAAAACTGGAAAAGAAAGGTATGTACAAGGAATTTCGTAAgcaaattttggaaagaaaacACAACAAAGAAAATGCAAAACCATCGGAAACTATTTGCAAAAACATCCACATATGTCCAGCCAATAGCCGATGTCAATGGAAGTGCTATGGAAACTGCAGCGGGGAAAGAGTAGAAACTCCAAAAAGAAAACGATATGAATCGTGTTCCTCCAGTGATTCGGATTCTGAAAAAAATGATGAAGAAACAAGTAATGACGAAACTTTGAAGGATTCTTCCTCATTTTCCAGCATAACACCATCTAAAAGCATCAATAATATGGCCACTCAGACGTCATTGATTTGTCAGGACAACAATCTAAAAAAGACTCCAGCTGTGTACATGGATGTAGAGGTTGGAACTGATGATTCAGTGTTGATTTCAGCACCTTTGGAAATAAAGGACAAGCATGCTGAATATAATCGTCAATTTAGTCGTGTCATTCGCATTAGTCCAAGAAAGGGGAGTAAAAATCGTGAGGCTGAAATGGACAGCAATCAACCTACATCGGCTTCCACAATAACCACATCGAGAGATTATAAAGAAAGTGAAGAAACATCTAAGAAATGTTCTGCCAATGAAACATCTAAGGCAAAAGACAGCAAAGAAAAACGATTTACAATAATCTCCGATTTGGTTAACAAGCAAGGAAATGAATGTAATATTGTTAAGGACACAGAACCTAACAAGAGGCCAACGAATGGTGTAAACACACTGCGAAGCTCTCCGCGAAAGTTTGTTGCCCTACCATCAACATCAAGACCACCTATATCACGTCCAATTTCTCAAAACACCATAACCTCAACGTCACCTACAAAGGCCACAAGTATTTCTTCCAAATCCTCTAAACCCTTTGCCACAGGAAATAATCGGGCATCCTCAATCTCAGCAGCTTCAACTAATACTGTTGCCATGGGAAGCTCTAATGGCACTTCTTGTCGTGTGCAATTCTATGACTACAATAGCAAAATTGCCAAAGAGGGATCACAATCACAGACCAATGTTAGAGTAAATCGTCAAAGGGATACTATTCTGCCCACAGCAATGGAACAAGCAAGTGTGGAAAATCGTTTGCAATACGACAAGCAACAggatatggtattaaaaaa CAAGCAAATGGATGAACGTAGCCAAAAGGCTTTGGAGCGTGAAAAGATACGAAGAGACTGTAATGATCTAACTGAAAAACTGGATGCTCTCACTCGACAATATCCCCGTCAAGTACCTACCAAT gaaaatcccCATATATTCGttgataaacaattacgtttagAAAGTAAAATGAATTCGGCTGTGGAGAAAATTCTCAGCAGACCCAATGTCATAACGTGCACTGAAACTGGGCATCAAGATAATAATAGAGCTGAGGCTGAAACTCAACTATTAAGAAATGATAAAAATCGGAATAATGACTTAAATGTGGGTGCCGCTACATCTGATAATACTACTCCAAATGATGATGCTGCAAGTGATAGTTGTTGTTCCATACTTCTTGGATATGTTGACGACCAAAGTCGCCAAGTTCGAAAAGATTTGGAGAAATCATCCGATAAAGATAATATTGAAAAACAGAGACGTCTTCGTAATTTACTTCAACGTTTAGATGAGCTAAGAAATTCACTTCTCGAAGAACTTAAAAATTCTCAGGTTAAGAAAATTCCATCATCTGGCAAGGAAAGTCATTATCAGCAATTAATCGAGGATATAACATCCTATCGCAGGGAACGGGAAAATATTATGATGGATAATattgaacaacaacaaaaggttAAAGGAAAAGAGAATGATCATACGAAAAACCAAATGAAAACCAATAAGAAACTTCCTCTGGATGAAAGGGAAAAAGTATTGCAACAAAAAGAAGCAATATTGGAGGAAAAAGTTAGAGAATTTTATGAACTGCAAAAGCAAAAAACTAAAACTCCAAAAAGTTGTCAACGAACAGAAGATATCTCAGAGCCAACCTCTACAAATAGTGGTGGTCATGAAACGGATATGGAAAGtgatgaaaaagaaaattgcaCCTCTATTGGAACACCTGTGGAAATTGTCATTACTGTGCAGGGAGATAAAAAATCTATCAAGTTTCCcggaaaaagtaaaagaaaGCCACTACCTAAGAAACATCCAACACAATTGGCCTCTTTGATCAAAAGTCCACAGCCAAAAGCAATGCATAAGAAGAGCACTCCAAGAAAAAGAACTACTCCAATTGCCACTAATCTAGAAAAAACTACGAAAGCTGTATTGGGACGACAAAATTCTTATGACTCTAACTCTACCTCCTACATGAGTTTACCCCAACAAATAGCTACTCAATTGGGTACATTGgttgataaaaaacaaaatatgcatCATATTGATGACACTCAATCGTCCACGGATAATCAAAGTCAAGAAAGTCAATTTAGAAAGCCGGCGCCACATTTGAATCCACTAATTGCTCAATATGTTCAACGTCTTTTGGGTATGTCTCGTAAAGCTATCCAGAGATTGGGTGTAAGTTCATCGGACATTGATACTCCAAGTTCTAGCCTAATTAACACTTCGGCGAATAATACATCATGCGAGTCTTTAATTTCGGATGAGCGTTTGGCTTTTGTTGAGAGTTTTGTGAAAGAAAATCGTAGCTTTATAAAAGAGTTGGAGCAATCGTTGAAATCTCAAAATGATACCACattagaaaatagtatgagggtATTTGATGAAATCTGGCGTAAACGACTAAAACAACAAAAGGTTGAAAAGGTGAGGCCACGAGAAGGGCAAAATGTTCAAGAAAAATTAAGGCAGGAGAAGATTGTAAACAAATCCAAAGAAACAACAAAGAAGCAAATAAGATCTGGGGGAAATGTAACACAAAGTAAAATAATATCCAATAAAATGCAGCATAGCTCCGACATCGATAGGCTAAATCAAACAAAATCAACCATTAGTCCAATCGCAAAGAACAAAGAAAAATTCTCCCGAATCGAAATTGATAGCAGCCCTGAAATATTAGGCACCATTAGAAACTCTCGTAAAATTGACAAAGCTGTAGAAacccaaaaatcaaatgatTTGGATAAATCTGAGCAGGATTCGCAAATAGCACGCTATGCTCAGTTAACTGAAAACTGTACTCATCGTATAGCCGAACTAACCGAACTTATTAATCGTGTACGTCAAGAAAAGCAACGACTGTTGGAGGTTACCCTCAGTTCGGTGAGCGATAATGGAAGACAATCTACAGAGTATTTGGAATTACCAGAAGGCAAGAGCCGAATGACAAATGAAGGTGAATCAAGTTTGGCAAGCAGCACTGAAGATGCAATAACAGCAACTGTTGCTCCTCCAAAATCTATACCGTCTATGGACATCGTACATCAAATACCCAAATTATCAACATTGGAAAAGAATCGTCAAATTAATGCAAGCCAGGATAGTGGCATAGCTGAATCTCGTCCAATAACTGCTCAAGAGAATCGCTTGAATGATGTTGAACCCATTTCTCAGACATCCACAGAATCACAAGGCAATAGTTTACATCAGCGAAAACTGAAACCTCCGCCATCGCTAAGACGATTTAGTCCACAATTCCAAGAAGATGATTTGGTTCATGAGTTATCTACAATTTTGGAAGTTGATACACCAGCTAATTCTCGTATTAATACTGCTGTGGCCCAGTCAACTGAGGAGCGAACTAATGCCAATCCATCTGGGATGGAAACTACTACTCACCACCCCATCATATTTCCCAAATTCGAAGAATATTGTCAGCGTATGAATTTGGATATAACAAAGCTGGataaagaaaaaagtttacaattgcaagcagaattttcaatttttatggaGGATATGCAAAGAAGTCAAACGAAAGAGCCAA aaacttcGTTACAATATACAGAATTCCCCTCCATGAATGGTTACATGAATCATACCAAAAGCGAACATATATTGGAGCAAGCAGAACCTAAAGATGAATCATTAAATCAACTACGTCTGACAAATCTGAAAGCAAATAAATTTCCTGCTGTAAGAGAATATGTCCAACAGAATTATGCTAAAGAAACTGCAACAACGTTGACCAATGATGATGGCCAACAATTGCTATTGGATACAGAAAGTTTGGAAAATATAACAGAAAGCGAATCAGCATCATTGGATATAGAAAAAGAGTTGAAAgagaggaaaattttgaaaaattcttttcgTTATTCGAATTCTAAACGTATATTTTCTTCTACGGCTCACCATGGTGAAGATAGTGAGTTCTATGTGGAAGCTTTGGAACGTGAAAGTGGTATAGAAAAACTCTCAACATCTGATAATACTATAGCTGTGCTAGAGGCGGATGTAAAAGGTATGATGCAGCAGTGGACAGCGGATGATGGCAAaaagagaaattttaaatataaacaacTTTACCAATCTCTTAGTAGTACAACCACTTCAACAACAGATCAGtctaaagcaaaaaaattacaaaag tccaCTTCTTTAGATGACAGTTCTAATGAAATTGGACGACCATTGAACTTGCGGGACTTTCTTACACGAGAACTATTAAAACATGCGAATTTTTCAACATCAACCTCTACCTCAAGCACTGATGATTCTCTACGTAGCCAATTTTTATATTCTCTTATAGGTTCTCTAACGCCACATACTAATGCGGCGACTAGTAAATCTGGCCAACATACTTTAGATCGTCAAAAAACTTCAACTCCAGTTCCCATACAATCATCGCAAACACATTCAACACCCTCAAGCCGTGCTCCATCGAATGCATCatctacacaattattttccggaGAAAGTCGTATATCATCTGTTCATGGCAATGATCATTCAAAGGATCCTCGATGGCAGATTAGTGATGCGGGTGATAAAGGTGATCAAAGTTCGGAATAG
- the LOC142237414 gene encoding enhancer of split m8 protein-like has protein sequence MEYATKTEIYQKIKKPLLERQRRARINKCLDGLKQLMIDLNGDSKILRMDKAEMLETTIGFLRTYNNKTKSLQQNQQIPMDAFRNGYMNAVNEVSRVLASTPGMTVEMGKSVMSHLGRSYKRLQQQYEVNYQQGYNTATTQRQTSMQPLTVECCPLSPASSGYHSDDNLSPANSPIAAQQEQQGLWRPW, from the coding sequence atggaGTACGCTACAAAAACCGAAATCTATCAGAAAATCAAGAAGCCTCTATTGGAACGTCAAAGACGTGCTCGCATCAACAAGTGTCTGGATGGTCTCAAACAATTAATGATTGATCTAAATGGCGATAGTAAAATCTTGCGTATGGACAAGGCCGAGATGTTGGAGACTACCATAGGATTTTTGAGGACCTACAACAATAAAACAAAGTCACTACAACAAAATCAACAAATACCCATGGATGCCTTCCGCAATGGCTACATGAATGCCGTCAATGAAGTGTCACGTGTTTTGGCCTCAACACCCGGCATGACTGTCGAAATGGGTAAATCTGTTATGAGTCATTTGGGACGCTCCTATAAACGCCTCCAACAGCAATATGAAGTCAACTATCAACAAGGATATAATACTGCTACCACACAAAGACAAACTTCAATGCAACCACTTACGGTGGAATGTTGTCCGTTGAGTCCAGCTTCATCCGGTTACCACAGTGATGATAATTTAAGTCCTGCCAATTCACCCATTGCTGCCCAACAAGAACAACAAGGTTTATGGAGACCCTGGTAA